Proteins encoded in a region of the Mycolicibacterium neoaurum genome:
- a CDS encoding VOC family protein, with product MIKPNNPNSEFTLGGINHVALVCSDMQRTVDFYSGVLGMPLIKSLDLPGGMGQHFFFDAGNGDCVAFFWFTDAPDGVPGVSAPIALPGLGEITSAVSTMNHLAFHVPAEKFDEYREKLKAKGVRVGPVLNHDDSEWQASRTVHPGVYVRSFYFQDPDGITLEFACWVKEFTDADATTVPKTAADRRPRAVV from the coding sequence ATGATCAAGCCGAACAACCCGAATTCCGAGTTCACCCTGGGTGGCATCAACCATGTCGCCCTTGTCTGTTCGGACATGCAGCGCACCGTGGACTTCTACTCCGGTGTCCTCGGCATGCCGCTGATCAAGTCGCTGGACCTGCCTGGCGGGATGGGGCAGCACTTCTTCTTCGACGCGGGCAACGGTGACTGTGTGGCGTTCTTCTGGTTCACCGATGCCCCCGACGGCGTTCCGGGCGTGTCCGCTCCCATCGCGCTCCCGGGACTCGGCGAGATCACCAGCGCGGTGTCCACCATGAACCACCTGGCATTTCACGTGCCTGCGGAAAAGTTCGACGAGTACCGGGAGAAGCTCAAGGCCAAAGGCGTCCGGGTTGGACCGGTGCTCAATCACGACGACAGTGAGTGGCAAGCCTCGAGAACCGTGCACCCGGGCGTCTACGTCCGATCATTCTATTTCCAGGATCCCGACGGCATTACCCTGGAGTTCGCTTGCTGGGTGAAGGAATTCACCGATGCCGATGCGACGACGGTGCCCAAGACCGCAGCGGACCGCCGACCGCGAGCGGTCGTATAG
- a CDS encoding TetR/AcrR family transcriptional regulator, producing MPQVRPYRGIAAPQRLAERRQRFLDAGLDLLSSGDEELTVRAICSRAGVTTRHFYEAFTDKDQFVAAVFDSVVATIAATTQAAVAAAPPSEQNRAGVINLVETIGADARVGRLLFDASSSNPVLIRKRTELGGFFAVLAAQHAGEVLPNAGTAQLDAIAHFVVGGVSQTISGWLSGAVDLTRAELIDLLTGMLNSFPDPRQE from the coding sequence ATGCCCCAGGTCCGGCCGTACCGCGGCATCGCGGCACCGCAGCGATTGGCCGAACGCAGACAACGATTCCTCGACGCCGGCCTCGATCTCCTGAGCAGCGGAGACGAGGAACTGACCGTCCGCGCCATCTGCAGCCGAGCCGGGGTGACCACCCGGCACTTCTACGAGGCCTTCACCGATAAGGACCAGTTCGTCGCGGCGGTATTCGACTCCGTGGTCGCGACCATCGCGGCAACCACACAGGCTGCGGTGGCCGCCGCCCCGCCCAGCGAGCAGAACCGCGCCGGTGTCATCAATCTCGTCGAGACCATCGGGGCCGATGCCCGCGTCGGCAGACTGCTCTTCGATGCCTCGTCGTCAAACCCGGTTCTCATCCGCAAGCGCACCGAGCTGGGCGGATTCTTCGCCGTCCTGGCCGCCCAACACGCCGGAGAGGTACTCCCGAACGCCGGCACGGCACAACTCGATGCGATAGCGCACTTCGTCGTCGGCGGCGTCAGCCAGACGATCAGCGGCTGGCTCAGCGGGGCCGTCGACCTCACGCGCGCCGAACTGATCGATCTGCTCACCGGGATGTTGAACAGCTTCCCCGATCCGCGCCAGGAGTAG
- a CDS encoding oxygenase MpaB family protein, with translation MAIVERAIGDTSRQPSAPRGPRWGASIGDGLMGVALLAGPANVIMQLGRPGVAYGVMESKVESGRIDRHPIKRARTTFTYLAVAGRGTDEQKAAFRRAVNKAHAQVRSTEGSPVQYNAFDKDLQLWVAACLYKGSVDVRRIFVGEVDDETADQHYRDGMALGTTLQVTPEMWPPDRAAFDEYWEQQLEQIHIDDTAREFLYPIAVARLRGLRLPGPLQRHAESLAGLITTGFLPQRFRDEMRLPWDPQRQRRFDRLMSALRLVNDMAPGPIRQFPFNVLLKDLDWRIRTGRPLV, from the coding sequence ATGGCGATCGTCGAACGAGCTATCGGTGACACTTCACGTCAGCCGTCTGCGCCGCGCGGGCCACGCTGGGGTGCCTCGATCGGCGACGGGTTGATGGGTGTGGCCCTGTTGGCCGGCCCGGCCAACGTGATCATGCAACTGGGTCGCCCGGGCGTCGCGTATGGCGTGATGGAGAGCAAGGTGGAGAGCGGACGTATCGATCGCCATCCGATCAAGCGGGCTCGCACCACCTTCACCTACCTGGCGGTGGCCGGCCGCGGGACCGATGAGCAGAAGGCGGCATTTCGCCGGGCCGTCAACAAGGCGCATGCTCAGGTCCGCTCGACCGAGGGCAGCCCTGTCCAGTACAACGCCTTCGACAAGGACCTACAGCTCTGGGTTGCCGCGTGTCTGTACAAGGGATCCGTCGATGTGCGGCGCATCTTCGTCGGCGAGGTCGACGACGAGACAGCCGACCAGCACTACCGCGACGGTATGGCGTTGGGCACCACGCTGCAGGTGACACCCGAGATGTGGCCGCCCGACAGGGCGGCGTTCGACGAGTATTGGGAACAACAGCTCGAGCAGATCCACATCGACGACACCGCGCGTGAGTTCCTGTATCCGATTGCGGTCGCTCGCTTGCGCGGGCTGCGGTTGCCTGGCCCGCTGCAGCGGCATGCCGAGAGCCTGGCAGGGCTGATCACCACAGGATTTCTGCCCCAGCGGTTTCGTGACGAGATGCGGTTGCCATGGGACCCGCAGCGACAGCGCCGGTTCGATCGTCTGATGTCCGCCTTGCGCTTGGTGAACGACATGGCCCCCGGTCCCATCCGGCAATTTCCCTTCAACGTGTTGCTCAAGGACCTCGATTGGCGCATCCGAACGGGTCGACCCCTCGTCTGA